CCATTAATGATCAGCTTGTAGCGCGGCCCGGGGAATATCTTGAACCCGAAAAACGCGGTGTCGGTATGGTGTTTCAGGATTACGCCCTGTTTCCGCATCTGAGCGTTGCCAAGAATATCGGGTTCGGTCTGCGTTCATCAAATGAGATTGAACGCAAGGAAGCGGTCGAACGTGCGCTTCGGCAGGTCGGTATGGCAGATTATTACAATGCCTATCCCCACGAATTATCCGGCGGGCAGCAACAGCGGATTGCACTTGCCCGAGCTCTGGCGCCAACACCGCGCGTGATGCTGCTGGACGAGCCGTTTTCGGGGCTTGATGTCGCACGCCGGGCCGAACTTCGTGATACCACGCTGCATGTTTTGAAAAATGCCGGGATCGCAACCATCATGGTGACCCATGATCCGGAAGAAGCGATGTATATGGCGGATCGGATTATCATCATGAATGAAGGGCAGGTGATGCAGGATGGTACCCCCGAAGACCTTTATTTCAATCCGCAAAATCGTTTTGTTGCATCTTTCTTTGGCGAGGTTAACCGTTTCCCCGGAACAGTGCAGGGCGGGATTGTGACGACGCCGCTTGGTGATGTGGCGCAGGGTGGTCTTGATGACGGAACACCGGTTGAAGTTCTGGTGCGCCCGGAAGGATTGCAGATTGCCGATGCCATGAATGGACATGATATTCTGGCGCGGGTCGATGCTGTGCGGTCACTTGGTGAAATCAGTCTGATGCATTTATCGCTTCATGCGGGCGGGCATGTCCATGCGCGCGTGCCACGCAGACTTTCGTCAGTAAATCAGGGGTCGGTCGCTATTACGCTTGATCCTGACATGACCTTTGTGTTTCCTATGAATTAGGCCAATTTCAACGCGAAACAGGTCCGATGAGACTAAGAAACAAACATACAGGTTCGTAGCGGTGCACGGTATATTCACAATCGTTGCATTGCACAGTGGGGGGCTTTCTGCCATTATCCGGGCATTCTCGCCGGATGGCAGATTGGATCTTTGGAGATAGAAGTTATGGGTATTGGCGTTTGGCAAATCGTTCTGATTCTGGCGATTGTCCTGATCATCTTTGGTGCCGGCAAACTGCCGAAAGTCATGGGTGACATGGGTAAAGGGATCAAGAGCTTCAAAGCAGGCATAAACGAAAAAGACGAAGACAGTGCTGCTTCGGCCAAAACCATCGAAAACAACACGTCTGCTTCGGTTTCTGCTGAAAGCAAAGACAAGGATTCCGTGAAATCCTGATCGTCTGTCGGGTTTCCTTCAGATAGGCGTGTTCCATGTTTGATATCGGCTGGACCGAAATGGCACTTGTGGCCGTCGTCGCGTTGTTCGTCGTCGGCCCCAAGGACTTGCCCCATGTGCTTTACAAGCTTGCCGGGTACTGGAAAAAAGTGCGCGGTATGGCGCGCGAATTTCAGGGCGGTATCGATAATCTGATTCGTGAAGCCGAACTTGATGATCTGCGCAAGCAGGTCACCGATGCACGTTCGAGCACATCAGACTTCATCGAAAACAAGATTGCCGAGCCGAAAACCAAGCCAAAACAGGCAAAACCGGCAGATAAAACTGCCGAAAGCGAAACCGACAACAAATTGGAAACCAAAACCACAGCATCGAAGACCGATGCCGCGGCATCGGCAAAACCTGCTGCTGCGGATAAGAAGACTGATCATCCGGAGAGTCAGGCGTGAACATGCAGTCGGATGACAAGCAGATGCCGATCATGGAGCATCTGATCGAGCTTCGGAATCGTCTGACATGGGCGGTTCTGGCACTCTTTATCACTTTCGGTATTTGTTATTATTTCGTCGAAGATATTTACGGGTTCCTCGTAAAGCCCCTTGCTGACGTAATGGGGCCGGACCGGCGAATGATCTATACCGCGCTGACCGAGGTGTTCTTCACCTATGTAAAGGTCTCGTTCTTTGCTGCCTGTTTTGTTTCAGCACCGGTCTTTCTTGGCCAGTTATGGGCCTTTGTCGCGCCGGGACTATACAAGAATGAACGTTCGGCATTCATGCCGTTCCTGTTTGCGACGCCGATCCTGTTCCTTGCGGGCGGGGCACTGGTTTACTACCTGATCATGCCGCTGGCGTGGAAATTCTTCCTTAGTTTCGAAAGT
The Thalassospira xiamenensis M-5 = DSM 17429 DNA segment above includes these coding regions:
- a CDS encoding ABC transporter ATP-binding protein; this translates as MPDGLRMSNVSHDFGSTKVLKDISFDVAPGELVCLLGPSGCGKTTALRIAAGLEKLQQGSVSINDQLVARPGEYLEPEKRGVGMVFQDYALFPHLSVAKNIGFGLRSSNEIERKEAVERALRQVGMADYYNAYPHELSGGQQQRIALARALAPTPRVMLLDEPFSGLDVARRAELRDTTLHVLKNAGIATIMVTHDPEEAMYMADRIIIMNEGQVMQDGTPEDLYFNPQNRFVASFFGEVNRFPGTVQGGIVTTPLGDVAQGGLDDGTPVEVLVRPEGLQIADAMNGHDILARVDAVRSLGEISLMHLSLHAGGHVHARVPRRLSSVNQGSVAITLDPDMTFVFPMN
- the tatA gene encoding twin-arginine translocase TatA/TatE family subunit; the encoded protein is MGIGVWQIVLILAIVLIIFGAGKLPKVMGDMGKGIKSFKAGINEKDEDSAASAKTIENNTSASVSAESKDKDSVKS
- the tatB gene encoding Sec-independent protein translocase protein TatB, yielding MFDIGWTEMALVAVVALFVVGPKDLPHVLYKLAGYWKKVRGMAREFQGGIDNLIREAELDDLRKQVTDARSSTSDFIENKIAEPKTKPKQAKPADKTAESETDNKLETKTTASKTDAAASAKPAAADKKTDHPESQA